The proteins below come from a single Williamwhitmania sp. genomic window:
- the dinB gene encoding DNA polymerase IV, translated as METDRHIAHMDLDTFFVSVERLLRSDLNGKPVIVGSLSDRGVVAACSYESRRFGVHSAMPMKMALRLCPDAVVIRGDMDRYSHFSRMVTEIIAEKAPLYEKTSIDEHYLDITGLDRYFGCNKWMHELRQRIIQETGLPISFGLSVNKTVAKIATGEAKPNGEKDVPFPLVKPFLAPLSIARIPGIGDKTFRLLRSMGVVTIDTLSNISPDMMERVLGKSGIVIWRKANGIDNTPVEPYSEAKSISTETTFEQDTTDVAMLRAKLVRMTEKLCYELRRDERLASVVTVKLRYSDFNTYTMQKQISYTSLDHQVRPIVEALFEKLYQRRLLIRLIGVKLSGLIQGTQQLDLFEDTSEMVHLYQSLDYLRHRFSVKAVRLASGITSPPKPLSP; from the coding sequence ATGGAGACCGACCGCCACATAGCGCACATGGACCTCGACACCTTTTTTGTGTCGGTGGAGCGACTGCTGCGAAGCGATTTGAACGGCAAGCCCGTAATAGTGGGAAGTCTTTCGGACCGGGGCGTGGTGGCTGCCTGCAGCTACGAGTCGCGGCGCTTTGGCGTTCACTCGGCCATGCCCATGAAGATGGCGCTGCGGCTCTGCCCCGATGCGGTGGTAATCCGTGGCGACATGGACCGCTACAGCCACTTTTCCCGCATGGTTACCGAGATTATTGCAGAGAAGGCTCCGCTATACGAAAAGACCTCCATCGACGAACACTACCTCGACATCACGGGGCTCGACCGCTACTTTGGCTGTAACAAATGGATGCACGAACTCCGGCAACGCATCATACAGGAAACCGGGCTACCCATCTCCTTTGGGCTCTCCGTAAATAAGACTGTGGCCAAGATTGCCACCGGAGAGGCCAAGCCCAACGGCGAAAAGGACGTCCCCTTTCCGCTGGTAAAACCATTCCTTGCACCACTCTCCATCGCACGCATTCCCGGCATTGGCGATAAAACATTCAGGCTGCTGCGCTCCATGGGGGTGGTAACCATCGACACGCTGAGTAACATCTCACCCGATATGATGGAGCGCGTGTTGGGTAAAAGCGGCATAGTGATATGGCGCAAGGCCAACGGCATCGACAACACTCCGGTGGAGCCCTACTCCGAAGCCAAAAGCATCAGCACCGAAACCACCTTTGAACAGGACACCACCGACGTTGCCATGCTCCGCGCCAAGCTGGTGCGCATGACCGAAAAGCTCTGCTACGAACTTCGCCGCGACGAACGGCTGGCTTCGGTGGTAACCGTAAAGCTGCGCTACTCCGACTTTAACACCTACACCATGCAGAAGCAGATATCCTACACCTCACTCGACCATCAGGTGAGACCCATAGTGGAGGCTCTCTTTGAGAAGCTATACCAGCGTCGCCTGCTAATCCGGCTCATTGGTGTTAAGCTGAGCGGCCTTATTCAGGGAACGCAGCAGCTCGACCTGTTTGAGGACACCAGCGAAATGGTTCACCTCTACCAGTCGCTTGACTACCTACGCCATCGCTTCAGCGTTAAAGCCGTTCGGTTGGCGAGCGGTATCACATCTCCCCCAAAACCATTAAGCCCCTGA
- the dnaE gene encoding DNA polymerase III subunit alpha: MWIAKSYNSLLYGTLPVEQLVALAKAQGLESLALTDINTTQGMMDFYKLCQQNGIKALAGAEFRDNDKLLYTTIAKNKDGLREINELLTQCKEQKNMETAQNYRFQNAFVLYPYGSHATATLRDGELINVRPTDVNRVLATTTQRELQKMVAFAPVTVADAMEYELHRHLRAIDHNTLLSKLTPNQLASPSETPQSTDELRQRFAQLPLLLENTELLTDCCSVSLDLKGNKNKKNFTDNSYDDYLLLEKLAFDGLEYRYGKGNMEATQRVQKELEIIHKLGFSAYFLITWDIIRYTMSQGFYHVGRGSGANSVVAYCLRITDVDPIELNLYFERFLNPNRSSPPDFDIDYSWKDRDKVQSYIFQRYDKRHVALLGASVTFQGSSIVRELGKVYGLPKEEVDKIADGEVAQKDMDHIAQRIFTIGGMMVDFPHVRSIHAGGVLISEEPITTYTSLETPPKGFYTTEWDMYVAEDIGFEKFDILSQRGIGHIKEAAEIIKQNRGDDIDVHCIQKFKKDDKVKEQLKSGETIGCFYVESPAMRGLLKKLRCNDYLTLVAASSIIRPGVAQSGMMREYIFRFHNPNGFKYNHPVMKAQLSETFGVMVYQEDVLKVCHHFAGLNLADADILRRAMSGKFRSKGELKRIENLFFNGAEQLERPKEVAMEVWRQIESFANYSFSKAHSASYAVESYQSLYLKAHYPLEFMVAVINNFGGFYRTWIYFNEARRWGATINLPCVNKSTYKTCIYGNDIYVGFIHIANLESPLTERVIDEREKNGAYQSLADFVQRVNTGIEQLIILIRINAFRFTGKTKATLLWEAYALLDKRKLEPQAKSLFYVPEKQFTLPNLEQTELEDVFDEIDLLGFPVTLTWFDLLKTSFRGGPRAKDLLQLVGSTVKMLGTLVHIKYTKTKRNELMHFGTFIDVEGQHFDTLHFPNTSLHWPFKGPGVYLLQGIVTEEFGHPSITVDKMAKLEIKPDPRMKR; encoded by the coding sequence ATGTGGATAGCAAAATCATACAACTCCCTCCTTTACGGAACACTACCCGTAGAGCAGCTGGTGGCACTGGCCAAGGCACAGGGGTTGGAGAGCCTCGCCCTCACCGACATTAATACCACACAAGGGATGATGGACTTCTACAAGCTGTGCCAGCAAAATGGAATAAAAGCCCTTGCCGGGGCCGAGTTCAGGGATAACGACAAGCTGCTGTATACCACCATCGCAAAAAATAAGGACGGACTCAGAGAGATAAACGAGCTGCTCACCCAGTGCAAGGAGCAGAAGAACATGGAAACAGCCCAGAACTATCGGTTTCAGAATGCATTTGTGCTCTACCCTTACGGCTCCCATGCCACGGCAACACTACGCGATGGGGAACTCATAAACGTTCGTCCCACCGATGTAAACCGGGTATTAGCCACAACCACCCAGCGTGAACTTCAGAAGATGGTGGCCTTTGCCCCAGTGACCGTTGCCGATGCCATGGAGTATGAACTGCATCGACATCTGAGAGCCATAGATCACAACACGCTCCTGAGCAAACTTACTCCAAACCAGCTGGCCTCCCCCAGCGAAACGCCTCAAAGCACGGATGAACTCCGGCAACGATTTGCCCAACTTCCTCTGCTGCTCGAAAACACAGAGTTGCTAACCGACTGCTGTTCCGTATCGCTCGATTTAAAAGGGAATAAAAACAAAAAAAACTTTACGGACAACTCCTACGACGACTACCTCCTGCTGGAAAAGCTGGCCTTCGACGGTTTAGAATACCGCTACGGAAAAGGCAACATGGAGGCAACGCAGCGAGTACAAAAGGAGCTGGAGATTATACACAAACTTGGGTTTTCGGCCTACTTCCTCATCACGTGGGACATTATTCGTTACACCATGTCGCAAGGCTTTTACCACGTGGGAAGAGGAAGTGGTGCTAACAGCGTTGTAGCCTACTGCCTCCGCATTACCGACGTCGACCCCATAGAGCTAAATCTCTACTTTGAGCGTTTCCTCAACCCCAATCGCTCATCTCCCCCCGATTTCGACATCGACTACAGCTGGAAGGACCGCGACAAGGTTCAGAGTTACATATTTCAACGTTACGACAAGCGGCACGTTGCGCTACTAGGAGCAAGTGTTACCTTTCAAGGAAGTTCTATCGTGCGAGAACTGGGTAAGGTATATGGGCTGCCCAAGGAGGAGGTTGACAAAATAGCCGATGGTGAGGTAGCACAGAAGGACATGGACCACATTGCCCAGCGAATTTTTACCATTGGAGGTATGATGGTCGATTTTCCCCATGTCCGCTCCATTCATGCAGGGGGTGTACTTATTTCGGAGGAACCCATTACCACCTACACCTCTCTTGAAACGCCCCCAAAGGGTTTTTATACCACCGAGTGGGACATGTATGTTGCGGAGGATATCGGCTTCGAAAAGTTCGACATTCTCAGCCAACGAGGAATCGGTCATATCAAAGAGGCTGCCGAAATCATTAAGCAAAACAGAGGCGACGACATAGACGTGCACTGCATCCAAAAGTTCAAGAAAGATGATAAGGTAAAGGAGCAGCTGAAGAGCGGTGAGACCATAGGCTGCTTCTATGTGGAAAGTCCGGCCATGCGTGGTTTGCTAAAGAAGCTGCGCTGCAACGACTACCTTACGCTGGTGGCCGCCAGCTCCATTATTCGTCCCGGAGTGGCCCAAAGCGGCATGATGCGCGAATACATTTTCCGCTTTCACAACCCCAACGGATTCAAGTACAACCATCCGGTAATGAAGGCTCAGCTCAGCGAAACATTCGGCGTAATGGTATACCAGGAAGATGTGCTAAAGGTATGCCACCACTTTGCCGGACTCAACCTAGCCGATGCCGATATCCTACGCAGGGCCATGAGCGGCAAGTTTCGTTCGAAGGGAGAGCTTAAGCGCATTGAAAACCTCTTTTTTAATGGAGCCGAGCAGCTGGAGCGACCTAAGGAGGTGGCAATGGAGGTATGGCGACAGATAGAATCGTTTGCCAACTACTCCTTTTCGAAGGCGCACTCAGCCTCGTATGCCGTGGAGAGCTACCAAAGCCTCTACCTAAAAGCGCACTATCCGTTGGAGTTCATGGTGGCGGTAATCAACAACTTTGGTGGCTTTTACCGCACATGGATATACTTCAACGAGGCTCGTAGGTGGGGCGCCACCATTAACCTTCCGTGTGTGAACAAGAGCACCTACAAAACCTGCATTTACGGGAACGACATATATGTGGGCTTCATCCATATTGCCAATTTGGAATCACCTCTGACCGAAAGAGTTATCGATGAAAGGGAGAAAAATGGTGCTTACCAAAGTTTAGCCGATTTTGTGCAACGCGTAAACACGGGCATTGAGCAGCTCATCATTCTTATTCGCATAAACGCCTTTCGCTTCACGGGTAAAACCAAGGCCACGCTGCTGTGGGAGGCCTACGCACTGCTCGACAAGAGAAAGCTGGAGCCTCAAGCAAAAAGCCTATTCTACGTTCCAGAGAAACAATTTACGCTACCCAACCTAGAGCAAACGGAGCTGGAGGACGTATTCGACGAAATCGATCTGCTGGGATTTCCCGTAACGCTCACCTGGTTCGACCTGCTCAAAACCTCGTTCCGGGGTGGACCACGAGCAAAAGACCTACTTCAACTCGTGGGAAGCACTGTAAAAATGCTCGGCACGCTGGTTCACATAAAATACACCAAAACCAAGCGAAACGAGCTAATGCACTTCGGCACCTTCATTGATGTGGAGGGGCAGCACTTCGATACGCTTCACTTTCCCAACACCTCATTGCACTGGCCATTTAAGGGTCCCGGCGTTTACCTCCTGCAGGGAATAGTTACCGAGGAGTTCGGCCATCCCAGCATTACCGTTGACAAAATGGCCAAGCTTGAAATAAAGCCCGACCCAAGAATGAAGCGATAG
- a CDS encoding putative DNA modification/repair radical SAM protein, whose product MTDKLLDKLNTLSAAAKYDVSCSSSGSSRANSNGGLGNAAKAGICHSFTEDGRCISLLKILMTNHCIYDCAYCINRRSNDVKRAAFTVEEIVDLTINFYRRNYIEGLFLSSGVMCNPDYTMERITRVAKELRLTHRYNGYIHLKAIPGASRELVHEAGLYADRLSVNIEIPSEQNLKILAPNKRYTS is encoded by the coding sequence ATGACCGACAAACTTCTCGATAAGCTAAACACCCTTTCGGCGGCAGCCAAGTACGACGTTTCGTGCTCCTCCAGCGGAAGCAGCCGAGCCAACAGCAACGGAGGATTGGGCAATGCTGCCAAGGCCGGTATCTGCCACTCCTTTACCGAGGACGGCCGCTGCATTTCACTCCTCAAAATTCTCATGACCAACCACTGCATTTACGACTGCGCATACTGCATCAACCGGAGGAGCAACGACGTGAAGCGCGCGGCATTTACGGTGGAGGAAATAGTGGACCTCACCATTAACTTCTACCGACGCAACTACATTGAAGGGCTCTTCCTGAGTTCAGGAGTTATGTGCAACCCCGACTACACCATGGAGCGCATTACCCGCGTGGCTAAAGAGCTCCGCCTCACCCATCGCTACAACGGATACATTCACCTAAAGGCCATTCCCGGTGCCAGCCGGGAGCTGGTGCACGAGGCAGGACTCTACGCCGACCGACTTAGCGTAAACATTGAAATACCTTCGGAGCAAAACCTAAAGATACTGGCACCGAATAAGAGATACACCAGCTAG